The following coding sequences lie in one Meles meles chromosome X, mMelMel3.1 paternal haplotype, whole genome shotgun sequence genomic window:
- the GABRQ gene encoding gamma-aminobutyric acid receptor subunit theta — MGIRGMLRAAVLLLLIRTWLAEGNDPSPTPQFHFELSPTVPEVVLNLFNCKNCANEAVVHKILDRVLSKYDARLRPNFGGAPVPVGISMYVSSIEQISEMTMDYTITMFFHQTWKDPRLAYHETNLNLTLDYRMLEKLWVPDCYFLNSKNAFVHDITVENRVFQLHPDGTVRYGMRLTTTAACSLDLQKFPLDKQTCKLEVESYGYTVEDIVLYWDGDGNAIQGTEQLHIPQFSFLGKTMSSKEMFFYTGSYVRLILRFLVQREFTSYLVQIYWPTILTTAGSWISFWMNYESSAARVTVGLTSMLILNAINSHLRDKLSQVAYIKAIDIYMVVCLFFVFLSLLEYVFINYLFYNRGGSKRNQRRRRRAQRVMARYRYQEVTLQGDQISIEDESGSLSSSPVQDCLASLESLSSLISIPGQAPLATSESLSSLSSLSEQAWTGSRESLSDLPSTSEQALHSYGFHFSGSETDDSVIRPEIHNRADAHGRADTRDPEDPKENLSSDESHGHGPRGRHLLVYGHRCVQEASYSLEEIRIESGYLDLEKQLRRDLVSTWSLDVDGFPGFDQDKDSNSESDDSRPPSPRCSFSEVFSSKLFDPDYVPQVDKWSRILFPLAFVVFNIVYWAYHIY, encoded by the exons ATGGGTATCAGAGGGATGCTGCGAGCCGCCGTGCTCCTGCTACTCATCAGGACCTGGCTCGCAGAGGGCAACGACCCCAGTCCTACCCCACAATTCCACTTCGAGCTCTCTCCTACCGTGCCCGAAGTCGTCCTGAACCTCTTCAACTG CAAAAATTGTGCAAACGAAGCTGTAGTTCACAAGATTTTGGACAGGGTGCTGTCGAAATACGATGCCCGTCTGAGGCCAAATTTTGGAG GTGCCCCTGTGCCCGTGGGAATATCTATGTATGTCTCCAGTATTGAGCAGATCTCGGAAATGACTATG GACTATACGATCACAATGTTTTTTCATCAAACCTGGAAAGATCCACGTTTAGCATACCACGAGACCAACCTGAACTTGACCCTGGACTATCGGATGCTGGAGAAGTTGTGGGTCCCTGACTGCTACTTTCTAAATAGCAAGAATGCTTTTGTGCATGACATAACTGTGGAAAATCGCGTGTTTCAGCTTCACCCAGATGGAACAGTGCGGTATGGCATGCG ACTTACCACCACGGCAGCTTGTTCCCTGGATCTGCAAAAATTCCCTCTGGACAAGCAGACCTGCAAGCTGGAAGTGGAGAGCT ATGGCTACACGGTTGAAGACATTGTGTTATACTGGGACGGCGATGGCAATGCCATCCAGGGGACTGAGCAGCTGCACATTCCTCAGTTCAGCTTCCTGGGAAAGACAATGTCTAGCAAAGAGATGTTTTTCTACACAG GTTCCTATGTGCGCCTGATACTGAGGTTCCTGGTCCAGAGGGAATTCACCAGCTACCTTGTGCAGATCTACTGGCCTACCATTCTCACCACTGCTGGCTCTTGGATATCGTTTTGGATGAACTATGAATCTTCTGCAGCCAGGGTGACAGTTG GCCTGACGTCGATGCTCATCCTGAATGCCATCAACTCACATCTGCGGGATAAACTCTCCCAAGTGGCCTATATTAAGGCCATCGACATCTATATGGTCGTATGCCTCTTCTTCGTGTTCCTGTCCTTGCTGGAGTACGTCTTCATCAACTATCTTTTCTACAACCGAGGAGGATCCAAGCGCAACCAAAGGCGACGCAGGAGAGCCCAAAGAGTCATGGCCCGCTACCGCTACCAGGAAGTGACGCTGCAG GGTGACCAGATTAGCATAGAAGACGAAAGTGGCTCTCTTTCCTCCAGCCCAGTGCAGGACTGCCTGGCAAGCCTAGAAAGCCTCAGCTCTTTGATCTCCATCCCAGGGCAGGCCCCACTGGCCACCTCAGAAAGCCTTAGCTCACTATCCTCTCTCTCGGAGCAGGCCTGGACGGGCTCTAGGGAAAGCCTGAGCGATCTCCCCTCCACCTCAGAGCAGGCCCTGCACAGCTATGGCTTTCACTTTAGTGGTTCTGAGACTGATGACAGTGTTATTCGTCCTGAAATCCACAACCGTGCTGACGCCCATGGCCGTGCTGATACCCGTGACCCAGAAGACCCCAAAGAGAACTTGAGCTCAGATGAGAGTCATGGCCATGGCCCTAGGGGGAGGCATCTGCTTGTCTATGGCCACAGGTGTGTGCAGGAAGCAAGCTACAGCCTTGAGGAGATCCGTA TTGAGAGCGGCTACCTTGACCTTGAGAAGCAACTTAGGCGTGATCTTGTTAGTACCTGGAGCCTTGATGTTGATGGGTTCCCAGGCTTTGACCAAGACAAGGACAGTAACTCAGAGTCTGATGACAGTCGCCCCCCGAGTCCTAGGTGCTCCTTCAGCGAAGTGTTCTCCTCCAAGCTCTTTGACCCTGACTATGTCCCTCAGGTCGACAAGTGGTCCCGGATCCTCTTCCCTCTTGCCTTTGTGGTGTTCAACATTGTCTACTGGGCATATCATATCTATTAG